The following are encoded together in the Deltaproteobacteria bacterium genome:
- a CDS encoding redoxin domain-containing protein, whose amino-acid sequence MAAVAAAKTELKALGVEVIAISTDTHFSHWMWKKTSPTVKNVWYVMASDPSGSVSRAYGVWNRFSGLNRRARFIVDPDGVVQAVEVLADPVGRNVDELIRQIKAMQAVRANPGKAAPAGWKPGDPLIETGKEFIGKY is encoded by the coding sequence TTGGCTGCGGTCGCAGCCGCGAAAACGGAACTGAAGGCCTTGGGTGTAGAGGTCATCGCGATCAGTACAGACACTCATTTCTCGCATTGGATGTGGAAGAAGACATCGCCCACGGTGAAGAACGTTTGGTACGTGATGGCCTCCGATCCGAGCGGCAGCGTTTCCCGGGCGTATGGGGTGTGGAACAGGTTTTCGGGTTTGAACCGCAGAGCCCGTTTCATAGTCGACCCTGACGGCGTCGTCCAGGCGGTGGAAGTGCTAGCCGACCCGGTCGGGCGGAACGTTGACGAGCTGATTCGCCAGATCAAGGCGATGCAGGCGGTCAGGGCGAACCCGGGAAAAGCGGCACCCGCCGGATGGAAACCCGGCGATCCCCTCATCGAAACGGGCAAGGAGTTCATCGGGAAGTACTAG